In the genome of candidate division KSB1 bacterium, one region contains:
- a CDS encoding putative glycoside hydrolase, whose product MRKTTVLIASIVLNFAFSYAQVDHRYPRLGIHQWGGAVDEWYAQFDLISTALIDVEWAKRIKRLNPDVLILPTSDWNNGTYIEPFPDEWYIRRADGSRIEYGGPNTFYANLSDLCPKSPLYGGKRVCDYLPELLMKRVDLTVFDGIATDGLYYQDKELWNYHVVSDNLGWDTDLDQNGVNDFNEHGEEWVVGHWNAGVDILFQKLRQLMPANKLLMVNSGSWHYHHHAETNGVFLEHSYGGVTWSWFTYIYDRFMQSLRKPNTIFLDYDGDSKNEFRDMRFQLATTLYGNGYFSYSDPGSHEHYYNKFYDEFLVDLGYPKGPMQQIGSTGVWVRFFDHGAAIVNVSGAPQLVRDADLKTVAGYEGPYYRFRGGQDPAHNNGQLFDNIQLWGGKDNSGTIGDGYLLLKTPKTIVYSIIIDNVDMGTSPGTPAPEFIGRWEQYPDPIPGNPYYTMRVADWFGMFAYAYTSPGNGESKVIYRPTIGVPGYYQVFEWHCWHESAIDDEATNVPYTIKYHNGQKSGMINQKKDHGRWNSLGLYYFEAGTSGYLEFTNKADGVVIADAVKFEYRGDNPNADITPPDPPQGVKVMKGNN is encoded by the coding sequence ATGCGAAAAACGACAGTATTGATCGCCAGCATTGTGCTGAACTTTGCATTCAGCTATGCTCAGGTGGATCATCGGTATCCCCGATTAGGCATCCATCAGTGGGGTGGTGCTGTGGATGAATGGTATGCTCAGTTTGATCTCATTAGTACGGCACTGATCGATGTGGAGTGGGCCAAGCGCATCAAACGGCTCAATCCCGATGTGCTCATTTTGCCCACCAGCGATTGGAACAACGGAACGTATATTGAACCGTTTCCTGATGAATGGTACATTCGGCGCGCTGATGGGTCGCGAATTGAGTATGGAGGGCCGAATACTTTTTATGCCAATTTATCGGATCTGTGCCCAAAGTCGCCACTGTATGGCGGGAAACGAGTGTGCGATTATTTGCCTGAATTGCTTATGAAACGGGTCGATTTGACGGTGTTCGATGGCATTGCCACGGATGGGCTTTATTATCAGGATAAAGAGCTTTGGAATTATCACGTGGTGAGCGATAATCTGGGTTGGGACACCGATCTGGACCAGAATGGCGTCAATGATTTTAACGAACATGGCGAAGAATGGGTGGTCGGCCATTGGAACGCTGGGGTTGATATCCTGTTTCAAAAGCTCCGTCAATTGATGCCTGCTAATAAATTGCTGATGGTCAATTCTGGCTCGTGGCATTATCATCATCATGCGGAGACCAATGGGGTTTTTCTGGAGCATTCCTATGGTGGAGTAACCTGGAGTTGGTTCACCTACATTTATGATCGATTCATGCAGTCACTGCGCAAACCCAACACTATTTTTCTGGATTATGACGGGGATAGCAAAAACGAGTTTCGCGATATGCGATTTCAATTGGCCACAACGCTGTATGGCAATGGCTATTTCAGTTATTCCGACCCTGGCTCTCACGAGCATTATTACAATAAGTTTTACGACGAATTTTTGGTCGACCTGGGTTATCCCAAAGGGCCGATGCAGCAGATTGGTAGCACTGGCGTATGGGTTCGGTTTTTTGATCATGGCGCTGCGATTGTCAATGTGAGTGGAGCGCCGCAATTGGTGCGGGATGCAGACTTGAAAACAGTCGCAGGTTATGAGGGACCTTACTATCGGTTCCGCGGTGGACAAGATCCAGCTCACAACAACGGACAATTGTTCGACAATATTCAATTGTGGGGAGGAAAGGACAATTCTGGTACTATCGGTGATGGCTATTTATTGTTGAAGACACCGAAAACCATTGTTTATAGCATCATCATCGATAACGTGGATATGGGGACATCCCCGGGAACACCAGCACCAGAATTCATCGGCCGCTGGGAACAATATCCCGACCCAATTCCAGGCAATCCTTACTACACGATGCGTGTCGCGGATTGGTTCGGTATGTTCGCTTACGCTTACACCTCCCCAGGAAATGGCGAATCCAAGGTGATATATCGGCCCACCATAGGGGTGCCAGGATATTATCAAGTGTTCGAGTGGCACTGCTGGCATGAATCTGCCATTGATGATGAGGCTACGAACGTCCCGTATACCATCAAATATCACAATGGCCAAAAGAGCGGGATGATCAATCAGAAAAAAGATCATGGTCGTTGGAATTCTTTGGGATTGTATTATTTTGAGGCTGGCACGTCTGGCTATCTGGAATTCACCAACAAGGCCGATGGGGTGGTGATCGCAGACGCGGTTAAATTTGAATACCGTGGCGACAATCCAAATGCAGATATCACGCCTCCTGATCCGCCACAAGGCGTAAAAGTAATGAAGGGCAACAATTGA
- a CDS encoding glycosyltransferase — MKNGKINMLQLVNGFAIGGGEMKVLELVQRLDKDRYNITVCSVGQGGPLEAEFRKAVPRVEIFEKKFSFDISLVKKVAQLMREQQIDLLQSTLFYADVIGAYAAALAKVPVVISWEAVTGPFRWYHSWAYQLAMQKIDRVVAVSEDIRQRVIRERRLSPDKVVTIHYGVDLSRFAPQEPRLQRTAIGVSDGHLVLGTVARFDHPKGHKYLIAAAPAIVQRFPNARFVLVGDGPLRQQVEQQIEALGVRDHFVLLGFRRDITQLLGLFDLFILPSLSEGLPNAVLEAMACSNPVVATAVNGVVEVVEHEKTGLLIPPADPERLATAVIELLSSPERLKQMGRNGRERVAKFFSVEQQISKFEMLYQSLYEQKVNKGISA; from the coding sequence ATGAAAAACGGCAAGATAAATATGTTGCAATTGGTCAATGGCTTTGCCATTGGCGGCGGCGAGATGAAAGTGCTGGAGCTGGTGCAGCGACTGGACAAAGATCGTTACAATATTACTGTCTGCAGTGTCGGTCAAGGTGGTCCTTTGGAAGCAGAATTTCGAAAAGCCGTTCCGCGTGTGGAAATTTTTGAAAAGAAATTCAGCTTTGATATTAGCCTAGTGAAGAAGGTTGCTCAGCTAATGAGGGAACAGCAGATCGACCTATTGCAGAGCACGCTATTTTATGCCGATGTGATTGGTGCCTATGCCGCAGCCTTGGCCAAGGTCCCGGTGGTGATTTCCTGGGAGGCTGTCACTGGTCCATTTCGTTGGTATCATTCCTGGGCCTATCAATTGGCGATGCAGAAGATCGATCGGGTGGTGGCAGTATCTGAGGATATCCGGCAACGCGTCATCCGTGAGCGGAGGCTTTCACCTGACAAAGTCGTGACCATTCATTACGGGGTTGATCTGAGCCGTTTTGCTCCGCAAGAGCCTCGTCTCCAGCGCACGGCGATCGGAGTGTCTGATGGTCATCTGGTGCTGGGCACGGTGGCGCGGTTCGATCACCCAAAAGGGCATAAGTATTTGATCGCCGCTGCGCCCGCTATTGTCCAACGATTTCCCAACGCTCGGTTTGTATTGGTTGGGGATGGACCGCTGCGCCAGCAAGTGGAGCAACAGATCGAAGCATTGGGAGTGCGGGATCACTTTGTTTTGCTGGGTTTTCGTCGGGATATCACGCAATTGTTGGGTCTTTTCGATCTTTTTATTCTACCGTCGTTATCAGAGGGATTGCCCAACGCGGTACTGGAGGCTATGGCGTGCTCGAACCCAGTTGTGGCAACCGCTGTCAACGGAGTAGTAGAAGTTGTCGAGCATGAAAAAACTGGATTGCTGATCCCTCCCGCCGATCCTGAAAGGTTGGCAACAGCAGTGATCGAATTGCTCAGCTCTCCAGAGCGTTTGAAACAAATGGGACGGAATGGACGGGAACGGGTGGCTAAGTTTTTTTCAGTCGAACAACAGATCAGCAAATTCGAGATGCTCTATCAGTCGCTTTACGAGCAAAAGGTGAACAAAGGTATTTCGGCATGA
- a CDS encoding carbamoyltransferase produces the protein MAVLSFSNEHEAGASIVINGKIVAAINEERLTRVKNQDGFPEKSIREVLRLANLTPDDITDVVIPEISKVKDFFTNVLRHFPGQLFYKGKGKLPGFVDILRHILMTNFILIKGYARSLVTHRRDEKRLKKMFPKAKFHRVEHHITHAASAFFTSGFEKSLILTSDYWGDFVTTMLSIGEGKKITPVAKTYYPASLGHYYASVTKWLGFKANRHEGKILGLAAYGNPNSPAYDMMKDILECDGLTIKAPFMIGRLWHHKAPILKKNCMMQKMVEQFPREDIAAVFQRRFEEVVTELVRNAVNKFHIENIVLAGGSFSNVKLNQRIFEVEGIKRIFIFPNMTDGGIASGAALFYDINQNGSYGSVLDDVYFGPGFSDEEIEAELKKFNLKYQRYDNIELKVAELLANGHVVARFNGKMEYGPRALGNRSILYQATDPTVNDWLNKKLRRTEFMPFAPVTLKEYAEDCYINLKGAEYPARFMTITFDCTDYMKKVSPATVHVDGTARPQLIEERENPSYYRILKEYHRLTGIPTLINTSFNMHEEPIVCTPNDAIRSFLQGHLEYLAIGPFLVKHEAGEKHVPGEEMVIAQ, from the coding sequence ATGGCAGTATTATCTTTTAGCAACGAGCATGAAGCGGGTGCCTCGATTGTCATTAATGGCAAAATTGTAGCGGCAATTAACGAAGAACGACTCACCCGCGTAAAAAATCAGGATGGTTTTCCTGAAAAATCCATTCGGGAGGTCCTCCGGCTGGCCAATCTTACCCCGGATGATATTACCGATGTTGTCATTCCAGAGATCAGTAAAGTGAAAGATTTTTTCACGAACGTTTTACGCCATTTCCCTGGGCAGCTTTTTTATAAAGGGAAAGGAAAATTGCCCGGATTTGTCGATATTCTGCGGCATATTTTAATGACCAATTTTATCCTGATCAAAGGATACGCGAGATCTTTGGTCACTCACCGGCGCGATGAGAAACGCCTAAAAAAAATGTTTCCCAAAGCCAAGTTTCATCGGGTGGAACATCATATCACGCATGCAGCCTCGGCGTTTTTCACCAGCGGCTTCGAAAAGTCATTGATCCTTACATCAGATTACTGGGGCGATTTCGTCACCACCATGTTGTCAATTGGCGAGGGCAAGAAAATAACGCCTGTGGCGAAAACCTATTATCCAGCATCGCTGGGACATTACTACGCTAGTGTGACCAAATGGCTGGGATTCAAAGCCAATCGGCATGAAGGGAAAATTCTGGGTCTTGCCGCTTATGGCAATCCCAATTCACCTGCCTACGACATGATGAAAGATATTTTAGAATGCGATGGGCTCACTATCAAAGCGCCGTTCATGATCGGCCGGCTCTGGCATCACAAGGCGCCGATCTTGAAAAAGAATTGCATGATGCAAAAGATGGTGGAGCAGTTCCCGCGCGAGGATATCGCAGCGGTGTTTCAGCGCCGGTTCGAGGAAGTAGTGACCGAGCTGGTGCGGAATGCCGTAAACAAATTTCATATTGAAAACATTGTCCTGGCAGGCGGAAGTTTCTCCAATGTGAAACTCAATCAGCGCATCTTTGAAGTTGAGGGAATCAAACGCATTTTTATCTTCCCCAACATGACTGATGGTGGGATCGCTTCAGGCGCTGCCCTATTTTATGACATCAATCAGAACGGCAGCTACGGTTCGGTACTCGATGATGTTTATTTTGGACCGGGCTTCAGTGACGAAGAGATTGAAGCAGAACTGAAGAAGTTCAATTTAAAATATCAGCGCTACGATAATATCGAGCTCAAGGTCGCTGAGTTGCTGGCCAATGGACATGTGGTTGCCCGTTTCAATGGCAAAATGGAATATGGACCACGGGCATTGGGCAATCGTTCCATCTTGTATCAAGCAACCGATCCGACAGTGAACGACTGGCTGAACAAAAAATTGCGCCGCACTGAGTTTATGCCGTTCGCACCAGTGACGCTGAAAGAATATGCTGAAGATTGTTATATCAATCTCAAAGGGGCGGAATATCCAGCGCGATTCATGACCATTACGTTCGACTGCACAGATTATATGAAGAAGGTCTCACCGGCCACGGTCCATGTGGATGGTACGGCGCGGCCGCAATTGATCGAAGAGCGAGAGAATCCCAGCTACTATCGCATCTTGAAAGAATATCATCGGCTGACTGGGATCCCAACATTGATCAACACCAGCTTCAATATGCACGAGGAACCGATTGTTTGCACTCCTAATGATGCGATTCGGTCGTTCTTGCAGGGGCATCTGGAATATCTGGCTATCGGGCCATTTTTGGTCAAGCATGAAGCGGGCGAAAAGCATGTACCTGGTGAAGAAATGGTAATAGCCCAATAG
- a CDS encoding glycosyltransferase family 4 protein — translation MRILYFNYMYDLWGVSLGSTIKAIELMKALRDCGHEVNIMWRREQENFNNGNHVPHRPPTKLKQVLAKFLHEPNQILNNVKFYWEEKEILRREQPDLLISRLEAYTISSIYLANQMGIPVIVEADGPVAYEKMNFQDQFWTHQRIVDYFEVAAMRNCALSFTVSHQLKQYFMEKGVPGDTIHVIPNGADPERFRPDLPCDDVKKQYQLWGHLVIGFVGSFHYWHGVENLIRIIEATVQKYPKVKFLMVGDGGPLKQSLEAFIKSSGLSSRVHLTGLVKHHDIPRYIAAMDIVLAPYPRLKFGYYSPVKLYEYLSSGRAVVSSRMGQIGEVIRDGENGFLCEPDDISEMTQKISALIERPELMQRVGVQARQDVLNHYTWKKRGQQLSELCEKVVTSAMQRR, via the coding sequence ATGAGAATTCTGTATTTTAATTATATGTATGATCTCTGGGGCGTGTCGTTGGGTTCAACGATCAAGGCCATTGAATTGATGAAAGCACTGAGGGATTGCGGCCATGAAGTAAACATCATGTGGCGTCGGGAGCAGGAAAATTTCAATAATGGTAATCACGTACCCCATCGGCCGCCGACCAAGTTGAAACAGGTTTTGGCAAAATTCCTGCATGAACCGAATCAGATTTTGAACAACGTGAAGTTTTACTGGGAAGAAAAGGAAATTTTGAGGCGGGAGCAACCCGACCTATTAATTTCCCGTTTGGAGGCTTATACGATTTCATCCATCTATTTAGCCAATCAGATGGGGATCCCGGTGATTGTTGAAGCGGATGGACCGGTGGCCTATGAGAAAATGAACTTCCAGGACCAATTTTGGACCCATCAACGGATTGTGGACTACTTCGAAGTGGCGGCTATGAGAAATTGTGCCCTGAGCTTTACTGTGTCCCATCAGTTGAAACAATATTTCATGGAGAAGGGGGTCCCTGGCGACACAATTCATGTGATCCCCAATGGGGCCGATCCAGAACGGTTTCGGCCCGATCTGCCGTGTGATGACGTAAAAAAACAATATCAATTATGGGGTCATCTGGTCATCGGCTTTGTCGGCTCGTTTCATTATTGGCATGGGGTTGAAAATCTTATACGGATTATTGAGGCTACGGTGCAGAAGTACCCGAAGGTCAAGTTTTTAATGGTTGGCGATGGTGGGCCCTTGAAACAATCTTTAGAGGCTTTTATTAAATCAAGTGGACTATCGAGCCGCGTCCATTTGACTGGCTTAGTTAAACATCATGACATCCCGCGTTATATCGCGGCCATGGATATCGTACTAGCGCCGTACCCGCGATTGAAGTTCGGCTATTATTCGCCAGTTAAGCTCTATGAGTATTTGTCCAGCGGGCGAGCCGTGGTTTCCAGTCGGATGGGACAGATCGGTGAGGTAATTCGGGATGGAGAGAACGGTTTCTTGTGTGAACCCGATGATATTTCCGAAATGACCCAGAAGATCAGCGCGTTGATCGAAAGACCAGAGCTGATGCAACGGGTTGGTGTTCAAGCGCGTCAAGATGTGCTGAATCATTATACTTGGAAAAAACGGGGACAGCAGCTTTCGGAGCTGTGCGAAAAAGTGGTTACTAGCGCTATGCAGCGCCGATAA
- a CDS encoding oligosaccharide flippase family protein, with the protein METAKRLTINAIFIMIAKGLQPIISFAMVLAIGRKLGVTAFGIFSTAISLVLIFQIIASFGLRTLITREVAKHRDQVPMYIVNSLYIAIPLSLIAAGLMVIVVNFVLQLDAEAARMTSLLALSLPATAVLECFEGVLAGVEKIKTISYIYLAENIIKVGVCVGLILLGYQLLAVILVHIVTRYMAVSFYLPTIMKLGHIADLKPDWGFIKQFLKTAHIFALIMVLVTMYWNIDVVFLNHIAGNDAAGIYSGAKRFVLFLITLIQSFFTAFFPVISGLYESQSENFQYACKKTLQYLMVVTVPIAVIMTLMASKIFYFTFGAGFEQSASVLKILIWIIIPYSMSQVFAYALLASNNQKIDLRVNGAALASNVILTIVLSQRFGYIGTAIAALIAIFIYVGLQIPFVFRRVIKFDYAKMAAIAGKMVLSAGAMLLVILLLDRVFFISLAVLAVLIYFALLYLFKAFAAEDLNFIKSLLKKKPSEGISIGKIA; encoded by the coding sequence ATGGAAACAGCAAAACGATTGACAATCAATGCGATTTTTATCATGATCGCGAAAGGGCTGCAGCCCATCATCTCCTTTGCCATGGTTCTGGCAATTGGCAGAAAATTGGGTGTGACAGCGTTCGGCATCTTCTCGACTGCGATTTCATTGGTGCTGATCTTTCAAATTATTGCCTCTTTCGGCTTGCGCACCTTGATCACCCGAGAGGTAGCGAAACATCGCGATCAGGTGCCAATGTATATCGTCAATAGCCTTTACATTGCGATTCCGCTCTCATTGATCGCTGCTGGCCTCATGGTAATTGTGGTCAATTTCGTGCTGCAATTGGACGCGGAAGCTGCTCGAATGACCAGCTTGCTGGCGCTTTCCCTTCCGGCAACAGCAGTGCTGGAGTGCTTCGAAGGAGTTCTGGCCGGCGTTGAAAAGATCAAGACGATCTCCTATATCTATCTGGCTGAAAATATCATCAAAGTGGGCGTCTGTGTCGGATTGATCTTGTTAGGATATCAGTTGCTGGCAGTGATTTTGGTGCATATTGTCACCCGTTACATGGCCGTGTCTTTTTATTTGCCGACCATTATGAAGCTGGGGCATATTGCGGACCTGAAACCAGATTGGGGATTCATCAAACAATTCTTGAAAACAGCGCACATCTTCGCCCTGATCATGGTATTGGTCACCATGTATTGGAATATCGATGTCGTGTTTTTAAATCACATTGCCGGCAACGATGCTGCGGGGATCTATTCTGGAGCTAAAAGATTTGTATTATTTCTGATCACCCTGATCCAGAGCTTTTTCACTGCGTTTTTCCCAGTGATCTCGGGGCTATATGAATCGCAAAGCGAAAACTTTCAATACGCTTGTAAAAAAACGTTGCAGTATTTAATGGTTGTCACTGTACCGATCGCTGTGATTATGACTCTGATGGCGAGCAAAATTTTCTATTTCACCTTTGGTGCAGGGTTCGAGCAATCGGCCAGCGTTCTGAAAATCTTAATTTGGATCATTATTCCCTATTCCATGTCTCAAGTTTTTGCTTATGCACTTTTGGCTAGTAATAATCAGAAGATCGATCTCCGTGTGAATGGTGCGGCATTAGCAAGCAATGTGATCTTGACGATTGTTTTGAGCCAGCGATTCGGTTATATTGGGACTGCTATTGCAGCGCTGATTGCAATTTTCATTTATGTGGGATTGCAAATTCCGTTCGTTTTCAGGCGCGTTATCAAATTTGATTATGCGAAAATGGCAGCGATTGCAGGGAAGATGGTCCTGAGCGCCGGCGCCATGTTGCTGGTCATCCTGTTGCTCGATCGCGTGTTTTTTATAAGTCTGGCCGTTCTGGCCGTGCTCATTTATTTCGCCTTATTGTACCTGTTTAAAGCTTTTGCGGCTGAGGATCTGAATTTCATCAAAAGCCTTCTTAAAAAAAAGCCATCTGAGGGCATTTCGATTGGAAAAATAGCTTAG
- a CDS encoding glycosyl hydrolase produces MISHLTVPRSRKIGATIVYSLCDLPQVATYYRWNARHHELATLSVELMHHYRAKASRRARTGLVRPIAILVMFILGAGILLIINRSLVVRLVAKNPTAFAYALKGRALLARLGWSYRNANATQAETAPLPEQVTITVDLVKSKGRYRQFWGGFGYNSFRAGSLDANNQKLFRMMAAANRNNPGTFNYVRAFNIFTNGSAVTPSGQGCEIYSEDAMGNPKYNWELCDRAFDAVVSLGFDVIVDFTLMPIELASNKNRIQPWFGGNMSPPLSHEKWANLVYETTKHLMERYGRDRVSRWYFEVWNEPDLAWLFWIPDSNNPDPRLREWGDMEAYNELYDYTAAAVKRVDGQLRVGGPAVAGSYIEPFLKHVDRTNYATGAKGTPVDFLSFHSYGSVFEKVINKIDEIHRTAGRIKKDYQNLPYIVSEFSPSPYDPPWYVNQYPALWLVATVDAIFNYADQCQQPDALPEMMIYWTSPVIRDFGQNGVDKETDGLATTLGGTVFKLPIFNAFEMLGYLSDERVAVNNSVPFPDYRKNLGNEFSNLLNAIATKSDSSFEVLIYQFTENDPFNRQARKYQVTLTIQHIPDQNVAVKTFRLGQDHANCSQVWRDMDSPLNPKSEQLARLDQSDDLSLIEPVYRPAIVAGNFSGQFELGSNEALLLVFSRQQDQLGPNSPGRLGSTKVNTHSVSFQWQAPAPAKDGDTAAGYEIYLDKKLIARTFKPEFSSEGLQDDTRYHFQIYALDDAGNRSDEPLDWWVTTAADTRPPALASITFNTPTSVTIEFDEPVDTSSARRPENYQIVPNVVIQSIVFDPSGRKLTMMTSPHQLGHWYTMTCQTLSDRARRPNQGNNFEIRYQFVLKFEDQFDFDNLNAYIWQRLWDEGGIGSYQYDATGKRLWMTTGDDVGEAFGRALPQSERGTFQVDFSPVKSYPSGGKLILKLKQDQDSYYQVERTQGYGPGYLKKVVAGVTVDSVSCQKEYRQGQSYHCLVAFSPERVIITGFNDEVILQNNNEPIKVQWFEIQLWQQDAHFDNILYESR; encoded by the coding sequence TTGATCTCGCACTTAACCGTGCCGAGGTCGCGAAAAATCGGTGCGACAATTGTATATTCCTTATGTGATTTGCCACAAGTGGCAACATATTACCGATGGAACGCACGACATCATGAACTTGCAACATTATCGGTGGAGTTAATGCATCATTATCGAGCAAAGGCCTCACGGCGAGCCAGGACTGGGCTCGTCAGGCCAATCGCGATTTTGGTTATGTTTATTCTGGGTGCTGGGATTTTATTAATCATCAATCGATCTTTGGTCGTTCGGTTGGTGGCAAAAAATCCAACCGCCTTTGCGTATGCATTGAAAGGCCGTGCATTGTTAGCTCGGTTGGGCTGGTCTTATCGTAACGCAAATGCGACACAGGCTGAAACAGCACCATTGCCAGAACAAGTCACAATCACAGTTGATCTGGTAAAAAGCAAAGGCAGATATCGGCAATTTTGGGGTGGCTTTGGTTACAATTCGTTCCGAGCCGGATCATTGGACGCCAATAATCAGAAGCTGTTTCGAATGATGGCTGCGGCCAATCGAAACAATCCGGGGACGTTCAATTACGTTCGGGCATTTAATATTTTCACCAATGGTTCGGCAGTGACCCCTTCTGGACAAGGGTGCGAAATTTACAGCGAGGATGCGATGGGTAACCCGAAATACAATTGGGAGCTCTGCGACCGCGCGTTCGATGCCGTTGTCTCCCTTGGATTTGATGTGATAGTGGATTTTACTTTGATGCCAATTGAGCTGGCATCCAATAAAAACCGGATTCAACCATGGTTCGGTGGCAACATGTCACCGCCCCTCAGTCATGAGAAATGGGCGAATCTTGTTTATGAGACCACGAAACATCTGATGGAGCGCTATGGTCGCGACCGCGTGTCCCGCTGGTATTTTGAAGTGTGGAATGAACCAGACCTGGCTTGGTTGTTTTGGATCCCAGATAGCAACAACCCCGACCCTCGGCTTCGAGAGTGGGGCGATATGGAAGCATATAATGAGCTTTACGACTACACGGCCGCTGCAGTTAAACGCGTCGATGGTCAGCTTCGCGTGGGAGGTCCAGCCGTGGCTGGCTCATACATCGAGCCATTTCTGAAGCATGTTGATCGGACCAACTACGCTACCGGGGCAAAAGGGACCCCAGTGGATTTTCTCTCATTTCATTCCTATGGGAGCGTGTTCGAAAAAGTGATCAATAAGATCGATGAGATTCATCGGACGGCCGGCCGGATCAAAAAGGATTATCAAAATTTGCCATATATCGTTTCGGAATTCAGCCCCAGCCCATACGATCCACCCTGGTACGTCAACCAATACCCAGCGCTGTGGCTGGTGGCTACGGTGGATGCGATCTTTAATTACGCGGATCAGTGCCAGCAGCCTGATGCTCTGCCCGAGATGATGATTTATTGGACATCGCCCGTTATCAGAGATTTTGGGCAGAACGGGGTGGACAAAGAGACCGATGGTCTGGCAACGACTTTGGGGGGCACAGTTTTCAAGCTGCCGATCTTCAACGCGTTTGAGATGCTCGGATATTTATCTGATGAGCGAGTGGCAGTAAATAATAGTGTCCCATTCCCCGATTATCGAAAAAATTTGGGCAATGAATTCAGCAATTTGCTCAATGCCATCGCCACAAAAAGCGATTCGTCGTTCGAAGTGCTCATTTATCAATTCACAGAAAATGATCCGTTCAATCGTCAGGCGCGAAAATATCAGGTGACGTTAACGATTCAACATATTCCAGACCAGAATGTTGCTGTGAAAACTTTTCGGCTGGGCCAAGACCACGCCAATTGTTCCCAGGTTTGGCGCGATATGGACAGCCCATTGAATCCGAAATCCGAACAGTTAGCTAGATTGGACCAGAGCGACGATCTCAGTCTGATCGAGCCAGTTTATCGTCCGGCAATTGTGGCTGGGAATTTCAGTGGACAGTTTGAGCTGGGCAGCAATGAAGCGCTATTATTGGTTTTCTCGAGGCAACAGGATCAGCTTGGTCCAAATTCGCCAGGACGTTTGGGGAGCACCAAGGTGAATACCCATTCCGTATCGTTCCAATGGCAGGCTCCAGCGCCAGCGAAGGACGGGGATACCGCGGCTGGGTACGAGATCTATTTGGACAAAAAACTTATCGCTCGAACATTCAAACCGGAATTTTCGAGCGAAGGATTGCAGGACGATACCCGGTATCATTTTCAGATTTATGCGCTGGACGATGCGGGCAATCGGAGCGATGAACCCTTGGATTGGTGGGTGACTACCGCGGCCGATACTCGGCCCCCAGCGCTTGCGTCAATCACATTTAATACTCCAACCAGTGTTACGATCGAATTCGATGAACCAGTAGATACGAGCAGCGCGCGACGGCCAGAGAATTATCAAATAGTCCCCAATGTGGTCATTCAATCGATTGTTTTCGATCCAAGCGGCAGGAAATTGACCATGATGACCAGCCCTCATCAGCTCGGACATTGGTACACGATGACTTGTCAGACGCTGAGCGATCGTGCGCGCCGACCCAATCAGGGCAATAATTTTGAAATTCGATATCAATTCGTGCTGAAATTTGAAGATCAATTTGATTTTGACAATTTAAATGCCTATATTTGGCAGCGGCTCTGGGATGAAGGTGGTATTGGAAGCTATCAATATGACGCCACTGGAAAACGGTTATGGATGACCACCGGCGATGATGTAGGGGAGGCATTCGGACGTGCGTTGCCTCAGTCGGAGCGGGGGACTTTTCAAGTCGACTTTTCGCCAGTCAAGAGCTATCCCTCTGGGGGCAAATTGATCCTCAAGTTAAAGCAGGATCAGGATAGCTACTATCAGGTCGAGAGGACCCAGGGCTACGGACCTGGTTATCTCAAAAAAGTAGTCGCAGGGGTCACTGTTGATAGCGTATCCTGCCAGAAAGAGTATCGACAGGGACAGAGCTATCATTGCCTGGTTGCCTTCTCCCCAGAGCGAGTCATCATTACGGGGTTCAATGATGAGGTGATCCTGCAGAACAATAATGAGCCGATAAAGGTCCAATGGTTTGAGATTCAGCTCTGGCAGCAGGACGCCCATTTTGACAACATTTTATATGAGAGTCGATGA